One Manihot esculenta cultivar AM560-2 chromosome 18, M.esculenta_v8, whole genome shotgun sequence genomic window carries:
- the LOC110607041 gene encoding uncharacterized protein LOC110607041 isoform X2, which yields MDQLQMESPDVPECPVCLQTYDGEYTIPRVLACGHTTCESCLKSLPQKYPLTIRCPACIQLVKFPSQGPSFLPKNIDLLRLIPTTSQLQNPPKPHNKAQNNLQHHHHQVDSVRLWSDEFYAMWKNWVLPNDSVLVEEKENGFGCLKEGNRKVRLFKFAGVSFPVSEKSSVFKLSYDAGIMNCLYGMKKEVREELSSILKVCSKNSRTCKVYGLWADLKYGVLYLVFERLNGILDQLPEFEDGLNKNGLSSFAMMGMEMCEAVIASHVEGLCMGCLGLSCFEMDDFGHVNLSLSEVLVTGGAVHEVIMETGFDGRRICDKEIGKLVSGSFEREAFLSPEMLFEILKKDAIEVDCVSFKHSVILSSDVWSLACILLRLLIGKQFTEELVDYVDNFISEVSEENSLDFSGLFMGLMEKVRALLGSKVGEECESLQKILCRCLNIDPESRPLVVEVWKCVRELITKLQLDSMLRLDGTVHEKSKVHCLALGEFSLLPKKISEILKKDEVLGADNSSAEKPNQGEGMRVDKDFFYGLLEGKVKLKDMQGHLDCVTGLAIGGGYLFSSSFDKSVQVWSLQDFSHLHTFKGHEHKVMAVIYVDEEQPLCVSGDSGGGIFIWSITIPLRQEPLKKWYEQKDWRYSGIHALATAGNGYLYTGSGDRSVKAWSLQDGILLSTMDGHRSVVSTLAACDGILYSGSWDGTIRLWSLSDHSLLTVLGEDVPGTVTSVLSLFVCQNQLVAAHENGHVKIWRNDVFLKSMQPHNGSIFAICMEGRYLFTGGWDKTINVQELSGDEFQVDARSIGSVPGGSAVTSLLYSQGKLFVGYGDRTIQVYHEQKC from the exons ATGGACCAACTGCAAATGGAGTCGCCGGATGTGCCCGAGTGTCCGGTGTGCTTGCAGACCTACGACGGCGAGTACACAATTCCGCGTGTTCTCGCCTGCGGACACACAACCTGCGAGTCATGCCTTAAAAGCCTCCCTCAAAAATATCCTCTAACCATTCGCTGTCCGGCGTGTATCCAACTTGTCAAGTTCCCATCGCAAGGCCCCTCTTTTCTTCCCAAGAATATCGACCTCCTCAGGCTGATTCCCACCACCTCTCAACTTCAAAATCCCCCAAAACCCCACAACAAGGCCCAGAATAACCTCCAAcaccatcatcatcaagttGACTCTGTTCGTTTATGGTCTGATGAGTTTTATGCTATGTGGAAGAATTGGGTCCTCCCCAATGATAGTGTTCTAGTTGAGGAGAAAGAGAATGGATTCGGGTGTTTGAAGGAGGGTAATAGAAAGGTGAGGCTTTTCAAGTTTGCTGGTGTTTCTTTTCCCGTCAGTGAGAAAAGCTCCGTTTTTAAGTTAAGTTATGATGCTGGGATTATGAATTGTTTGTATGGAATGAAAAAGGAGGTGAGAGAGGAACTGAGTTCGATTTTGAAAGTCTGTTCCAAAAACTCTAGGACTTGTAAAGTTTATGGCTTGTGGGCTGATTTGAAATATGGAGTTTTGTATTTAGTTTTTGAGAGATTGAATGGCATTCTAGATCAATTGCCTGAGTTTGAAGATGGTTTAAACAAAAATGGTTTGTCTAGTTTTGCAATGATGGGAATGGAAATGTGTGAAGCAGTGATTGCTTCGCATGTGGAAGGCTTATGTATGGGTTGCTTAGGTCTGTCTTGTTTTGAAATGGATGATTTTGGACATGTAAATCTCAGTTTGAGTGAGGTTTTGGTGACAGGAGGGGCTGTTCATGAGGTCATCATGGAAACTGGTTTTGATGGGAGAAGGATTTGCGATAAGGAAATAGGAAAATTGGTGAGTGGATCTTTTGAAAGAGAGGCCTTTTTGAGTCCTGAAATGTTGTTTGAGATATTGAAGAAAGATGCCATAGAGGTAGATTGTGTTAGCTTTAAACATTCTGTTATCCTCAGCTCAGATGTTTGGTCATTGGCTTGTATTTTGCTTAGACTTCTTATCGGGAAACAATTCACTGAAGAGCTGGTTGATTATGTGGATAATTTTATTTCAGAAGTAAGTGAGGAGAACAGTTTGGATTTTTCAGGTCTTTTCATGGGTTTGATGGAGAAAGTAAGAGCGCTGTTAGGAAGTAAAGTAGGTGAGGAATGTGAATCATTGCAGAAGATTCTATGCAGATGTTTAAATATTGATCCAGAGAGTCGCCCGCTTGTAGTTGAAGTGTGGAAATGTGTTCGAGAGTTAATCACTAAACTTCAGTTGGATAGTATGCTCAGGTTGGATGGGACTGTTCATGAGAAGAGTAAGGTACATTGCTTGGCTCTTGGTGAATTTTCTCTGCTGCCCAAGAAAATATCAGAAATACTCAAAAAAGATGAGGTGCTCGGAGCAGATAACAGCAGTGCAGAAAAGCCAAATCAAGGTGAGGGGATGAGGGTtgataaagattttttttatggtCTTTTGGAGGGAAAAGTCAAATTGAAGGATATGCAGGGACATCTTGATTGTGTAACAGGATTAGCCATTGGAG GGGGATATTTGTTTAGCTCGTCATTTGATAAATCAGTTCAAGTCTGGTCTTTGCAG GATTTTTCTCATTTACATACATTTAAAGGTCATGAACATAAAGTAATGGCTGTTATTTATGTTGATGAAGAACAACCCTTATGCGTAAGTGGTGATAGTGGAGGTGGCATATTTATCTGGAGCATTACTATTCCTCTGAGGCAAGAACCGTTAAAGAAATGGTATGAGCAAAAAGATTGGCGATATAGTGGAATTCATGCTTTGGCTACAGCAGGGAATGGATATCTCTACACTGGAAGTGGAGATAGGTCAGTTAAAGCGTGGTCGTTGCAG GATGGAATTCTACTAAGCACTATGGATGGTCATAGATCGGTAGTTTCCACATTAGCAGCATGTGATGGAATTCTCTATAGCGGGAGTTGGGATGGGACCATTCGACTGTGGAGTCTAAGCGATCATAGTCTTTTGACAGTGTTAGGTGAAGATGTGCCAGGAACTGTGACCTCTGTCTTGTCTCTTTTTGTTTGCCAGAATCAGCTTGTTGCAGCGCATGAAAATGGACATGTAAAG ATATGGAGAAATGATGTGTTTTTGAAATCGATGCAACCCCACAATGGCTCCATTTTTGCTATTTGTATGGAGGGGAGATATCTGTTTACTGGAGGTTGGGACAAAACTATCAATGTACAG GAATTATCAGGAGATGAATTTCAAGTAGATGCCAGATCCATTGGATCAGTCCCAGGTGGTTCTGCTGTAACATCTTTGTTATACTCACAAGGAAAGCTTTTCGTCGGTTATGGTGATAGAACAATTCAG GTTTACCATGAACAGAAATGCTAA
- the LOC110607041 gene encoding uncharacterized protein LOC110607041 isoform X5 yields the protein MDQLQMESPDVPECPVCLQTYDGEYTIPRVLACGHTTCESCLKSLPQKYPLTIRCPACIQLVKFPSQGPSFLPKNIDLLRLIPTTSQLQNPPKPHNKAQNNLQHHHHQVDSVRLWSDEFYAMWKNWVLPNDSVLVEEKENGFGCLKEGNRKVRLFKFAGVSFPVSEKSSVFKLSYDAGIMNCLYGMKKEVREELSSILKVCSKNSRTCKVYGLWADLKYGVLYLVFERLNGILDQLPEFEDGLNKNGLSSFAMMGMEMCEAVIASHVEGLCMGCLGLSCFEMDDFGHVNLSLSEVLVTGGAVHEVIMETGFDGRRICDKEIGKLVSGSFEREAFLSPEMLFEILKKDAIEVDCVSFKHSVILSSDVWSLACILLRLLIGKQFTEELVDYVDNFISEVSEENSLDFSGLFMGLMEKVRALLGSKVGEECESLQKILCRCLNIDPESRPLVVEVWKCVRELITKLQLDSMLRLDGTVHEKSKVHCLALGEFSLLPKKISEILKKDEVLGADNSSAEKPNQGEGMRVDKDFFYGLLEGKVKLKDMQGHLDCVTGLAIGEQPLCVSGDSGGGIFIWSITIPLRQEPLKKWYEQKDWRYSGIHALATAGNGYLYTGSGDRSVKAWSLQDGILLSTMDGHRSVVSTLAACDGILYSGSWDGTIRLWSLSDHSLLTVLGEDVPGTVTSVLSLFVCQNQLVAAHENGHVKIWRNDVFLKSMQPHNGSIFAICMEGRYLFTGGWDKTINVQELSGDEFQVDARSIGSVPGGSAVTSLLYSQGKLFVGYGDRTIQQVYYYGE from the exons ATGGACCAACTGCAAATGGAGTCGCCGGATGTGCCCGAGTGTCCGGTGTGCTTGCAGACCTACGACGGCGAGTACACAATTCCGCGTGTTCTCGCCTGCGGACACACAACCTGCGAGTCATGCCTTAAAAGCCTCCCTCAAAAATATCCTCTAACCATTCGCTGTCCGGCGTGTATCCAACTTGTCAAGTTCCCATCGCAAGGCCCCTCTTTTCTTCCCAAGAATATCGACCTCCTCAGGCTGATTCCCACCACCTCTCAACTTCAAAATCCCCCAAAACCCCACAACAAGGCCCAGAATAACCTCCAAcaccatcatcatcaagttGACTCTGTTCGTTTATGGTCTGATGAGTTTTATGCTATGTGGAAGAATTGGGTCCTCCCCAATGATAGTGTTCTAGTTGAGGAGAAAGAGAATGGATTCGGGTGTTTGAAGGAGGGTAATAGAAAGGTGAGGCTTTTCAAGTTTGCTGGTGTTTCTTTTCCCGTCAGTGAGAAAAGCTCCGTTTTTAAGTTAAGTTATGATGCTGGGATTATGAATTGTTTGTATGGAATGAAAAAGGAGGTGAGAGAGGAACTGAGTTCGATTTTGAAAGTCTGTTCCAAAAACTCTAGGACTTGTAAAGTTTATGGCTTGTGGGCTGATTTGAAATATGGAGTTTTGTATTTAGTTTTTGAGAGATTGAATGGCATTCTAGATCAATTGCCTGAGTTTGAAGATGGTTTAAACAAAAATGGTTTGTCTAGTTTTGCAATGATGGGAATGGAAATGTGTGAAGCAGTGATTGCTTCGCATGTGGAAGGCTTATGTATGGGTTGCTTAGGTCTGTCTTGTTTTGAAATGGATGATTTTGGACATGTAAATCTCAGTTTGAGTGAGGTTTTGGTGACAGGAGGGGCTGTTCATGAGGTCATCATGGAAACTGGTTTTGATGGGAGAAGGATTTGCGATAAGGAAATAGGAAAATTGGTGAGTGGATCTTTTGAAAGAGAGGCCTTTTTGAGTCCTGAAATGTTGTTTGAGATATTGAAGAAAGATGCCATAGAGGTAGATTGTGTTAGCTTTAAACATTCTGTTATCCTCAGCTCAGATGTTTGGTCATTGGCTTGTATTTTGCTTAGACTTCTTATCGGGAAACAATTCACTGAAGAGCTGGTTGATTATGTGGATAATTTTATTTCAGAAGTAAGTGAGGAGAACAGTTTGGATTTTTCAGGTCTTTTCATGGGTTTGATGGAGAAAGTAAGAGCGCTGTTAGGAAGTAAAGTAGGTGAGGAATGTGAATCATTGCAGAAGATTCTATGCAGATGTTTAAATATTGATCCAGAGAGTCGCCCGCTTGTAGTTGAAGTGTGGAAATGTGTTCGAGAGTTAATCACTAAACTTCAGTTGGATAGTATGCTCAGGTTGGATGGGACTGTTCATGAGAAGAGTAAGGTACATTGCTTGGCTCTTGGTGAATTTTCTCTGCTGCCCAAGAAAATATCAGAAATACTCAAAAAAGATGAGGTGCTCGGAGCAGATAACAGCAGTGCAGAAAAGCCAAATCAAGGTGAGGGGATGAGGGTtgataaagattttttttatggtCTTTTGGAGGGAAAAGTCAAATTGAAGGATATGCAGGGACATCTTGATTGTGTAACAGGATTAGCCATTGGAG AACAACCCTTATGCGTAAGTGGTGATAGTGGAGGTGGCATATTTATCTGGAGCATTACTATTCCTCTGAGGCAAGAACCGTTAAAGAAATGGTATGAGCAAAAAGATTGGCGATATAGTGGAATTCATGCTTTGGCTACAGCAGGGAATGGATATCTCTACACTGGAAGTGGAGATAGGTCAGTTAAAGCGTGGTCGTTGCAG GATGGAATTCTACTAAGCACTATGGATGGTCATAGATCGGTAGTTTCCACATTAGCAGCATGTGATGGAATTCTCTATAGCGGGAGTTGGGATGGGACCATTCGACTGTGGAGTCTAAGCGATCATAGTCTTTTGACAGTGTTAGGTGAAGATGTGCCAGGAACTGTGACCTCTGTCTTGTCTCTTTTTGTTTGCCAGAATCAGCTTGTTGCAGCGCATGAAAATGGACATGTAAAG ATATGGAGAAATGATGTGTTTTTGAAATCGATGCAACCCCACAATGGCTCCATTTTTGCTATTTGTATGGAGGGGAGATATCTGTTTACTGGAGGTTGGGACAAAACTATCAATGTACAG GAATTATCAGGAGATGAATTTCAAGTAGATGCCAGATCCATTGGATCAGTCCCAGGTGGTTCTGCTGTAACATCTTTGTTATACTCACAAGGAAAGCTTTTCGTCGGTTATGGTGATAGAACAATTCAG CAGGTATATTACTATGGAGAGTGA